From one Phycodurus eques isolate BA_2022a chromosome 6, UOR_Pequ_1.1, whole genome shotgun sequence genomic stretch:
- the suz12b gene encoding polycomb protein suz12-B isoform X1: MPSARNSGHIMSGAGCKANGAVYPASSAMLNSVKKPKMEQIQADHELFLQAFEKPTQIYRFLRTRNLIAPIFLHRTLTFMSHRNGRSNAKRKAFKVDNLLQTVEKMKGEQESPSLSSHLQLTFTGFFHKDEKPSQNSENEQNSVSLEVLLVKVCHKKRKDVSCPVKQVPTGKKQVPLNPDSQQSKLASCPSLLVSSNEFEPSNSHMVKSYSLLFRVSRTGRRDANGLPNGEANENIDVRDTQSRKKRNSSHKEEGETTETYVAQMTVFDKNRRLQLLDGEYEVSMQGMEDSPVSKKRATWETILDGKRLPPFETFSQGPTLQFTLRWTGEATGKSTAPVAKPLATRNSDTSGPMETRTSHHRATPLAVKESVSTDIHTRKELVPCEPRQKLRIFYQFLYNNNTRQQTEARDDLHCPWCTLNCSKLYSLLKHLKLSHSRFIFNYVPHPKGARIDVSINECYDGSYVGNPQDIHSQPGFAFSRNGPVKRTAVTHILVCRPKRTKPSLSEFLESEDGELEQQRTYVSGHNRLYFHSDSCMPLRPQEMEVDSEDERDPEWLREKTATQLDEFTDVNEGEKEVMKLWNLHVMQHGFIADNQMNQAIMLFVDDCGAHIVRRNLCRNFLLHLVSMHDFNLVGTATIDRAMTRLKQIQEELPEDAEERQECVLLAAAGSCNGSAPSSSAGKQGKRTKSALTD, from the exons ATGCCATCCGCCAGG AATTCCGGCCACATTATGAGCGGGGCGGGTTGCAAAGCGAACGGAgccgtgtaccccgcctcgtcgGCGATGTTGAACTCCGTGAAGAAGCCGAAGATGGAGCAGATTCAGGCCGACCATGAGCTCTTCCTCCAGGCCTTCGAAA AGCCAACACAGATATACAGATTTCTTCGCACTAGGAACTTGATTGCG CCAATATTTTTGCACAGGACTCTCACATTCATGTCTCATAGAAACGGTCGTTCAAATGCTAAAAg GAAAGCATTCAAAGTAGATAACTTGTTGCAAACTGTAGAGAAGATGAAGGGAGAGCAGGAATCTCCCAG ctTGTCTTCACATCTGCAATTAACATTTACCGGGTTCTTCCATAAGGATG AAAAGCCATCTCAGAACTCAGAGAATGAGCAAAACTCCGTCTCCTTGGAGGTGCTACTTGTCAAAGTCTGCCATAAAAAACGCAAG GATGTCAGCTGTCCAGTTAAGCAAGTGCCTACAGGTAAAAAGCAGGTGCCTTTGAATCCTGACAGCCAGCAAAGCAAGCTGGCCTCCTGTCCCTCCTTATTGGTGTCCAGCAACGAGTTTGAGCCCAGCAACAGCCATATGGTCAAGTCCTACTCACTCCTCTTCAGGGTGTCGCGCACGGGCCGGAGGGATGCCAACGGCCTGCCCAACGGTGAAGCCAACGAGAACATCG atgtgAGAGATACTCAGAGTAGAAAGAAGAGGAACTCGTCTCATAAGGAAGAAGGGGAGACAACAGAGACATATGTTGCTCAAATGACTGTCTTTGATAAGAACAG GAGGTTGCAGCTGCTGGATGGAGAGTACGAGGTGTCCATGCAGGGGATGGAAGACAGCCCCGTGAGCAAGAAGCGAGCCACGTGGGAGACTATTCTTGATGGCAAG AGACTGCCACCGTTTGAAACATTTTCTCAGGGACCCACGTTGCAATTCACTCTGCGCTGGACGGGCGAGGCCACCGGGAAGTCCACAGCCCCCGTGGCGAAACCTCTGGCTACCCGAAACTCGGACACCTCGGGGCCCATGGAGACCAGGACcagtcaccacagagccacacCCTTGG CAGTGAAAGAGTCGGTCAGCACAGATATCCACACAAGGAAAGAACTCGTCCCATGTGAGCCACGCCAAAAGTTACGGATATTTTATCAG TTCctgtacaacaacaacacgcgGCAGCAGACGGAGGCGAGGGATGACCTTCACTGTCCTTGGTGCACGCTGAACTGCAGCAAGCTCTACAGCCTGCTCAAACACCTCAAACTCTCCCACTCACGCTTCATCTTCAACTATGTG CCTCACCCCAAAGGAGCAAGGATAGACGTGTCCATCAACGAGTGTTACGACGGCTCATACGTTGGCAATCCTCAGGACATCCACAGCCAACCGGGCTTCGCTTTCAGCCGCAATGGCCCCGTCAAGAGGACCGCCGTCACCCACATACTGGTTTGCAG GCCCAAGAGGACCAAGCCGAGCCTGTCCGAGTTCCTCGAGTCCGAGGACGGCGAGTTGGAGCAGCAGAGGACCTACGTGAGCGGACACAACCGCCTCTACTTCCACAGTGACAGCTGCATGCCGCTGCGACCCCAGGAGATGGAGGTGGACAGCGAGGACGAGCGGGACCCCGAGTGGCTCCGAGAGAAGACCGCCACG CAACTGGACGAGTTCACGGACGTCAATGAGGGAGAGAAGGAGGTGATGAAGTTGTGGAACCTTCATGTCATGCAGCATGG CTTCATCGCGGACAACCAGATGAACCAGGCCATCATGCTCTTTGTGGATGACTGCGGCGCGCACATCGTCCGCCGTAACCTCTGCCGCAACTTCCTCCTGCACCTAGTGAGCATGCACGACTTCAACCTGGTGGGCACAGCCACCATCGACCGGGCGATGACGCGCCTGAagcagatccaggaggagctcCCGGAGGACGCCGAAGAGAGGCAGGAGTGTGTGCTCCTCGCGGCGGCGGGGAGCTGCAACGGCAGTGCGCCATCCTCCAGTGCGGGGAAGCAGGGCAAGAGGACAAAAAGTGCTCTCACGGACTGA
- the suz12b gene encoding polycomb protein suz12-B isoform X2 has protein sequence MPSARNSGHIMSGAGCKANGAVYPASSAMLNSVKKPKMEQIQADHELFLQAFEKPTQIYRFLRTRNLIAPIFLHRTLTFMSHRNGRSNAKRKAFKVDNLLQTVEKMKGEQESPSLSSHLQLTFTGFFHKDEKPSQNSENEQNSVSLEVLLVKVCHKKRKDVSCPVKQVPTGKKQVPLNPDSQQSKLASCPSLLVSSNEFEPSNSHMVKSYSLLFRVSRTGRRDANGLPNGEANENIDVRDTQSRKKRNSSHKEEGETTETYVAQMTVFDKNRRLQLLDGEYEVSMQGMEDSPVSKKRATWETILDGKRLPPFETFSQGPTLQFTLRWTGEATGKSTAPVAKPLATRNSDTSGPMETRTSHHRATPLVKESVSTDIHTRKELVPCEPRQKLRIFYQFLYNNNTRQQTEARDDLHCPWCTLNCSKLYSLLKHLKLSHSRFIFNYVPHPKGARIDVSINECYDGSYVGNPQDIHSQPGFAFSRNGPVKRTAVTHILVCRPKRTKPSLSEFLESEDGELEQQRTYVSGHNRLYFHSDSCMPLRPQEMEVDSEDERDPEWLREKTATQLDEFTDVNEGEKEVMKLWNLHVMQHGFIADNQMNQAIMLFVDDCGAHIVRRNLCRNFLLHLVSMHDFNLVGTATIDRAMTRLKQIQEELPEDAEERQECVLLAAAGSCNGSAPSSSAGKQGKRTKSALTD, from the exons ATGCCATCCGCCAGG AATTCCGGCCACATTATGAGCGGGGCGGGTTGCAAAGCGAACGGAgccgtgtaccccgcctcgtcgGCGATGTTGAACTCCGTGAAGAAGCCGAAGATGGAGCAGATTCAGGCCGACCATGAGCTCTTCCTCCAGGCCTTCGAAA AGCCAACACAGATATACAGATTTCTTCGCACTAGGAACTTGATTGCG CCAATATTTTTGCACAGGACTCTCACATTCATGTCTCATAGAAACGGTCGTTCAAATGCTAAAAg GAAAGCATTCAAAGTAGATAACTTGTTGCAAACTGTAGAGAAGATGAAGGGAGAGCAGGAATCTCCCAG ctTGTCTTCACATCTGCAATTAACATTTACCGGGTTCTTCCATAAGGATG AAAAGCCATCTCAGAACTCAGAGAATGAGCAAAACTCCGTCTCCTTGGAGGTGCTACTTGTCAAAGTCTGCCATAAAAAACGCAAG GATGTCAGCTGTCCAGTTAAGCAAGTGCCTACAGGTAAAAAGCAGGTGCCTTTGAATCCTGACAGCCAGCAAAGCAAGCTGGCCTCCTGTCCCTCCTTATTGGTGTCCAGCAACGAGTTTGAGCCCAGCAACAGCCATATGGTCAAGTCCTACTCACTCCTCTTCAGGGTGTCGCGCACGGGCCGGAGGGATGCCAACGGCCTGCCCAACGGTGAAGCCAACGAGAACATCG atgtgAGAGATACTCAGAGTAGAAAGAAGAGGAACTCGTCTCATAAGGAAGAAGGGGAGACAACAGAGACATATGTTGCTCAAATGACTGTCTTTGATAAGAACAG GAGGTTGCAGCTGCTGGATGGAGAGTACGAGGTGTCCATGCAGGGGATGGAAGACAGCCCCGTGAGCAAGAAGCGAGCCACGTGGGAGACTATTCTTGATGGCAAG AGACTGCCACCGTTTGAAACATTTTCTCAGGGACCCACGTTGCAATTCACTCTGCGCTGGACGGGCGAGGCCACCGGGAAGTCCACAGCCCCCGTGGCGAAACCTCTGGCTACCCGAAACTCGGACACCTCGGGGCCCATGGAGACCAGGACcagtcaccacagagccacacCCTTGG TGAAAGAGTCGGTCAGCACAGATATCCACACAAGGAAAGAACTCGTCCCATGTGAGCCACGCCAAAAGTTACGGATATTTTATCAG TTCctgtacaacaacaacacgcgGCAGCAGACGGAGGCGAGGGATGACCTTCACTGTCCTTGGTGCACGCTGAACTGCAGCAAGCTCTACAGCCTGCTCAAACACCTCAAACTCTCCCACTCACGCTTCATCTTCAACTATGTG CCTCACCCCAAAGGAGCAAGGATAGACGTGTCCATCAACGAGTGTTACGACGGCTCATACGTTGGCAATCCTCAGGACATCCACAGCCAACCGGGCTTCGCTTTCAGCCGCAATGGCCCCGTCAAGAGGACCGCCGTCACCCACATACTGGTTTGCAG GCCCAAGAGGACCAAGCCGAGCCTGTCCGAGTTCCTCGAGTCCGAGGACGGCGAGTTGGAGCAGCAGAGGACCTACGTGAGCGGACACAACCGCCTCTACTTCCACAGTGACAGCTGCATGCCGCTGCGACCCCAGGAGATGGAGGTGGACAGCGAGGACGAGCGGGACCCCGAGTGGCTCCGAGAGAAGACCGCCACG CAACTGGACGAGTTCACGGACGTCAATGAGGGAGAGAAGGAGGTGATGAAGTTGTGGAACCTTCATGTCATGCAGCATGG CTTCATCGCGGACAACCAGATGAACCAGGCCATCATGCTCTTTGTGGATGACTGCGGCGCGCACATCGTCCGCCGTAACCTCTGCCGCAACTTCCTCCTGCACCTAGTGAGCATGCACGACTTCAACCTGGTGGGCACAGCCACCATCGACCGGGCGATGACGCGCCTGAagcagatccaggaggagctcCCGGAGGACGCCGAAGAGAGGCAGGAGTGTGTGCTCCTCGCGGCGGCGGGGAGCTGCAACGGCAGTGCGCCATCCTCCAGTGCGGGGAAGCAGGGCAAGAGGACAAAAAGTGCTCTCACGGACTGA
- the utp6 gene encoding U3 small nucleolar RNA-associated protein 6 homolog — MAEVVQQRIEDRIPELEQLERVGLFTKKEVKAIIKRVTSLEYKLHRLIVNKDDFIGYIQYEINVLELVKKRRAHIRYQFKKEDIEFPIIHRINSVFRRATNKWKDDVQLWLSHVAFCKKWSTRGQLSKVFSAMLAIHPDKPALWIMAAKSELEERNSSESARHLFLRALRFHPGNKKVYQEYLRMELLHCEKLRKQKAELEQAQIDIGEYEFSAEILSGKLAMVVYNDATDKNKEAEFVISLLNIASIFDFTKDFQEVILQDLQTKFLDDSVTWDFLAKRELEAPGAGEELRTAKGRASEVDRREVQCCQVYEQGLENINTEPMWTSYVAFCLERVKRKTNVQELKDKRRERLLGVLQRAHDSSLLKEDYYKNWLQIMLSSGDAEGAAGVAIAATRRYSQSVSAWSTALQTLVQLGKDDVGRLFQDALTHIHPKESLPIWRLLVQWSIANQNPEETEAIFKRGLLSAVAAVAMEMKERYVDWSYATGGYKKARKTFTSLQENRPLSKPFFTKVIQIEKEQESPKMNNLRDYYERVLQEFGSSDEDLWLDYIQEEMGPLGQPENCGKIHWRAMKFLEGESVERFTSKYTLLQTGHL; from the exons ATGGCGGAGGTCGTTCAGCAGCGGATCGAGGACAGAATTCCGGAGTTGGAGCAACTGGAAAGAGTCGGACTCTTCACCAAGAAAGAagtcaa AGCCATCATCAAGAGGGTGACATCACTGGAATACAAACTTCACAGGCTGATCGTCAATAAAGATGACTTTATAGGATACATACAG TATGAAATCAACGTCCTGGAGTTGGTCAAGAAGAGGAGAGCG CACATACGCTACCAGTTCAAGAAGGAAGACATTGAGTTTCCCATCATACACAGAATCAACAGTGTCTTCAGAAGGGCCACAAACAAGTGGAAG GATGACGTGCAGCTTTGGCTTTCGCACGTCGCCTTCTGTAAGAAATGG TCCACGCGAGGGCAGCTCAGCAAGGTGTTCTCCGCCATGCTGGCCATCCACCCCGATAAACCAG CACTGTGGATCATGGCAGCCAAGAGCGAACTGGAAGAGAGGAATTCCTCAGAAAGTGCCCGACATTTGTTCCTCAGGGCGCTACGATTCCACCCAGGCAACAAAAAGGTCTACCAGGAG TACCTCCGGATGGAGCTGTTGCACTGTGAGAAGCTGAGGAAGCAGAAGGCAGAGCTGGAACAAGCTCAGATTGACATA GGTGAATATGAGTTTTCTGCAGAGATCCTGAGTGGAAAACTGGCGATGGTTGTGTACAATGAtgccacagacaaaaacaaag AGGCAGAGTTTGTCATCTCACTCCTGAACATCGCATCCATTTTTGACTTCACCAAAGACTTCCAAGAGGTCATCCTGCAGGA CCTGCAAACCAAATTTCTGGACGACAGCGTGACGTGGGACTTCTTGGCCAAGAGGGAGCTGGAGGCTCCGGGAGCGGGAGAGGAGCTCCGGACCGCCAAGGGCCGCGCTTCGGAGGTTGACCGAAGAGAAGTGCAATGCTGTCAGGTTTACGAGCAAGGACTTGAGAACATCAACACTG AACCCATGTGGACCTCCTACGTTGCCTTTTGTCTGGAGAGGGTGAAAAGGAAGACAAACGTCCAAGAGTTGAAGGACAAG AGACGAGAGAGGCTGCTGGGAGTTCTGCAGCGCGCCCACGACTCATCACTGCTGAAAGAGGATTATTACAAGAACTGG CTGCAGATCATGCTCTCGTCAGGAGATGCAGAGGGCGCGGCAGGCGTCGCAATTGCAGCCACACGGCGCTACAGCCAATCGGTGTCGGCGTGGAGCACGGCCTTGCAGACGCTGGTTCAGTTGGGGAAGGACGACGTCGGGCGGCTGTTCCAGGATGCGCTCACGCACATCCATCCCAAG GAGAGCTTACCAATTTGGCGGCTGCTGGTCCAGTGGAGCATAGCCAACCAGAACCCAGAGGAGACTGAAGCCATTTTCAAG AGAGGTCTGCTGTCTGCGGTGGCGGCGGTTGCCATGGAGATGAAAGAGCGCTACGTTGATTGGTCATACGCCACTGGAGGCTACAAGAAAGCGAGAAAGACTTTCACAAG tttacaGGAGAACCGACCTCTATCCAAACCTTTCTTCACCAAAGTGATACAGATAGAGAAAGAACAA GAGAGTCCAAAGATGAACAATCTGAGGGACTACTATGAGAGGGTCCTGCAAGAGTTTGGCTCCTCTGATGAAG ATCTGTGGCTAGATTACATCCAAGAGGAGATGGGGCCGCTCGGCCAGCCAGAGAACTGCGGCAAGATCCACTGGAGAGCCATGAAGTTTCTGGAGGGCGAAAGTGTGGAGAGGTTTACCTCCAAATACACTCTCCTGCAGACTGGACACCTGTGA